A stretch of the Pan troglodytes isolate AG18354 chromosome 20, NHGRI_mPanTro3-v2.0_pri, whole genome shotgun sequence genome encodes the following:
- the GSK3A gene encoding glycogen synthase kinase-3 alpha, translated as MSGGGPSGGGPGGSGRARTSSFAEPGGGGGGGGGGPGGSASGPGGTGGGKASVGAMGGGVGASSSGGGPGGSGGGGSGGPGAGTSFPPPGVKLGRDSGKVTTVVATLGQGPERSQEVAYTDIKVIGNGSFGVVYQARLAETRELVAIKKVLQDKRFKNRELQIMRKLDHCNIVRLRYFFYSSGEKKDELYLNLVLEYVPETVYRVARHFTKAKLTIPILYVKVYMYQLFRSLAYIHSQGVCHRDIKPQNLLVDPDTAVLKLCDFGSAKQLVRGEPNVSYICSRYYRAPELIFGATDYTSSIDVWSAGCVLAELLLGQPIFPGDSGVDQLVEIIKVLGTPTREQIREMNPNYTEFKFPQIKAHPWTKVFKSRTPPEAIALCSSLLEYTPSSRLSPLEACAHSFFDELRCLGTQLPNNRPLPPLFNFSAGELSIQPSLNAILIPPHLRSPAGTTTLTQSSQALTETPTSSDWQSTDATPTLTNSS; from the exons ATGAGCGGCGGCGGGCCTTCGGGAGGCGGCCCTGGGGGCTCGGGCAGGGCGCGGACCAGCTCGTTCGCGGAGCCCGGCGGCGGAGgcggaggaggcggcggcggccccGGAGGCTCGGCCTCCGGCCCAGGCGGCACCGGCGGCGGAAAGGCATCTGTCGGGGCCATGGGTGGGGGCGTCGGGGCCTCGAGCTCCGGGGGTGGACCCGGCGGCAGCGGCGGAGGAGGCAGCGGAGGCCCCGGCGCAGGCACTAGCTTCCCGCCGCCCGGGGTGAAGCTGGGCC GTGACAGCGGGAAGGTGACCACAGTCGTAGCCACTCTAGGCCAAGGCCCAGAGCGCTCCCAAGAAGTGGCTTACACAGACATCAAAGTGATTGGCAATGGCTCATTTGGGGTCGTGTACCAGGCACGGCTGGCAGAGACCAGGGAACTAGTCGCCATCAAGAAGGTTCTCCAGGACAAGAGGTTCAAG AACCGAGAGCTGCAGATCATGCGTAAGCTGGACCACTGCAATATTGTGAGGCTGAGATACTTTTTCTACTCCAGTGGCGAGAAG AAAGACGAGCTTTACCTAAATCTGGTGCTGGAATATGTGCCCGAGACAGTGTACCGGGTGGCCCGCCACTTCACCAAGGCCAAGTTGACCATCCCTATCCTCTATGTCAAG GTGTACATGTACCAGCTCTTCCGCAGCTTGGCCTACATCCACTCCCAGGGCGTGTGTCACCGCGACATCAAGCCCCAGAACCTGCTGGTGGACCCTGACACTGCTGTCCTCAAGCTCTGCGATTTTGGCAG TGCAAAGCAGTTGGTCCGAGGGGAGCCCAATGTCTCTTACATCTGTTCTCGCTACTACCGGGCCCCAGAGCTCATCTTTGGAGCCACTGATTACACCTCATCCATCG ATGTTTGGTCAGCTGGCTGTGTACTGGCGGAGCTCCTCTTGGGCCAGCCCATCTTCCCTGGGGACAGTGGGGTGGACCAGCTGGTGGAGATCATCAAG GTGCTGGGAACACCAACCCGGGAACAAATCCGAGAGATGAACCCCAACTACACGGAGTTCAAGTTCCCTCAGATTAAAGCTCACCCCTGGACAAAG GTGTTCAAATCTCGAACGCCGCCAGAGGCCATCGCGCTCTGCTCTAGCCTGCTGGAGTACACCCCATCCTCAAGGCTCTCCCCACTAGAGGCCTGTGCGCACAGCTTCTTTGATGAACTGCGATGTCTGGGAACCCAGCTGCCTAACAACCGCCCACTTCCCCCTCTCTTCAACTTCAGTGCTGGTG AACTCTCCATCCAACCGTCTCTCAACGCCATTCTCATCCCTCCTCACTTGAGGTCCCCAGCGGGCACTACCACCCTCACCCAGTCCTCACAAG cTTTAACTGAGACTCCGACCAGCTCAGACTGGCAGTCGACCGATGCCACACCTACCCTCACTAACTCCTCCTGA
- the ZNF526 gene encoding zinc finger protein 526 has protein sequence MAEVVAEVAEMPTQMSPGAVEMSTPMSAEMMEMSTEVTEMTPGEALASSLFFQHHQFMCSECGSLYNTLEEVLSHQEQHMLAVSEEEALTTQNVGLEPELVPGAEGPFQCGECSQLILSPGELLAHQDAHLRESANQIQYQCWDCQELFPSPELWVAHRKAQHLSATVAEPPVPPPLPPPTPLPPPSPPSEVKMEPYECPECSTLCATPEEFLEHQGTHFDSLEKEERNGLEEEEEDDEEEDEDDEETEDEEAMAEVGDDAVGGDESTAGWAQGCGDCPQHQPSAGARRQHRRTAHSPASAAHPFHCSQCQRSFSSANRLQAHGRAHVGGTHECTTCSKVFKKAASLEQHLRLHRGEARYLCVDCGRGFGTELTLVAHRRAHTANPLHRCRCGKTFSNMTKFLYHRRTHAGKSGTPPTGATAPPAPAEPTPPPPPPAPPAQLPCPQCSKSFASASRLSRHRRAVHGPPERRHRCGVCGKGFKKLIHVRNHLRTHTGERPFQCHSCGKTFASLANLSRHQLTHTGARPYQCLDCGKRFTQSSNLQQHRRLHLRPVAFARAPRLPITGLYNKSPYYCGTCGRWFRAMAGLRLHQRVHARARTLTLQPPRSPPPAPPPPPEPQQTIMCTELGETIAIIETSQPLALEDTLQLCQAALGASEAGGLLQLDTAFV, from the coding sequence ATGGCAGAGGTGGTGGCTGAGGTGGCCGAGATGCCAACACAGATGTCACCAGGGGCAGTGGAGATGTCAACACCTATGTCGGCAGAGATGATGGAGATGTCAACAGAAGTGACTGAGATGACACCTGGGGAGGCCCTTGCCTCATCCCTCTTCTTCCAGCATCACCAGTTCATGTGCTCTGAGTGTGGCAGCCTCTATAACACACTGGAGGAAGTCCTCTCACACCAGGAGCAGCACATGCTTGCTGTCTCAGAGGAGGAGGCACTGACCACACAGAATGTTGGCCTGGAGCCGGAGCTGGTGCCGGGTGCTGAGGGGCCCTTCCAGTGTGGTGAATGCAGCCAGCTCATCCTCTCCCCTGGGGAGCTCCTGGCCCACCAGGATGCCCACCTCCGAGAGTCTGCAAACCAGATCCAATACCAGTGCTGGGACTGCCAGGAGCTGTTCCCCTCGCCCGAGCTGTGGGTGGCTCATCGAAAGGCCCAGCACCTTTCTGCTACGGTAGCTGAGCCACCAGTGCCACCTCCTTTGCCTCCCCCAACACCACTGCCTCCACCTTCTCCCCCATCCGAAGTCAAGATGGAGCCCTATGAGTGTCCTGAGTGCTCTACCCTCTGCGCCACCCCTGAGGAGTTCTTGGAGCATCAGGGCACCCACTTTGACTCCCTAGAGAAAGAGGAGCGCAATgggttggaggaggaggaagaggacgatgaggaggaggatgaagatgATGAAGAGACGGAGGATGAGGAGGCCATGGCAGAGGTCGGTGATGATGCTGTGGGAGGTGACGAGTCCACAGCTGGCTGGGCTCAGGGCTGCGGGGACTGTCCCCAGCACCAGCCCTCAGCAGGGGCTCGCCGGCAACACCGGCGGACGGCTCACAGCCCGGCATCTGCCGCCCACCCCTTCCACTGCAGCCAGTGTCAGCGCAGTTTCAGCTCCGCCAACCGGCTGCAGGCTCATGGGCGGGCCCATGTTGGTGGCACACATGAGTGTACAACCTGCTCCAAGGTCTTCAAGAAAGCAGCATCGCTTGAGCAGCACTTGCGGCTGCATCGCGGGGAAGCCCGCTACCTCTGTGTAGACTGTGGCCGCGGCTTTGGCACAGAACTCACGTTGGTGGCTCACCGGCGGGCCCACACTGCCAACCCATTGCATCGCTGTCGTTGCGGCAAGACGTTCAGCAACATGACCAAGTTCCTCTACCACCGGCGCACTCACGCCGGCAAAAGCGGGACACCTCCCACAGGAGCAACAGCTCCCCCAGCTCCAGCGGAGCCCAcccctccaccaccaccccctgccccacctgcccagctGCCCTGCCCACAGTGCTCCAAGTcctttgcctcagcttcccggctGTCCCGGCACCGGCGTGCAGTACACGGGCCCCCTGAACGGCGTCACCGCTGTGGGGTTTGTGGCAAGGGCTTCAAGAAGCTGATCCACGTGCGCAACCACCTGCGGACACACACGGGTGAGAGGCCCTTCCAGTGCCACTCATGTGGCAAGACCTTTGCTTCTTTGGCCAACCTCAGCCGCCACCAGCTGACCCACACGGGTGCACGTCCCTACCAATGCCTGGACTGTGGCAAGCGCTTCACACAGAGCTCCAACCTGCAGCAGCACCGGCGGTTGCACTTGCGGCCAGTCGCCTTTGCCCGCGCCCCCCGCCTCCCCATCACTGGTCTCTACAACAAGAGTCCCTACTACTGCGGGACTTGTGGCCGCTGGTTCCGCGCCATGGCGGGCTTGCGACTGCATCAGCGGGTCCATGCCCGAGCTCGGACTTTGACGCTACAGCCTCCCAGATCAccacctcctgccccacccccacccccagagccTCAACAGACTATCATGTGCACAGAGCTGGGGGAGACCATCGCCATCATTGAGACATCCCAGCCACTGGCGCTTGAGGACACCCTGCAGCTGTGCCAGGCTGCACTGGGGGCCAGTGAAGCAGGCGGGCTCTTGCAGTTGGACACGGCCTTCGTGTGA
- the ERF gene encoding ETS domain-containing transcription factor ERF isoform X2: protein MNYDKLSRALRYYYNKRILHKTKGKRFTYKFNFNKLVLVNYPFIDVGLAGGAVPQSAPPVPSGGSHFRFPPSTPSEVLSPTEDPRSPPACSSSSSSLFSAVVARRLGRGSVSDCSDGTSELEEPLGEDPRARPPGPPDLGAFRGPPLARLPHDPGVFRVYPRPRGGPEPLSPFPVSPLAGPGSLLPPQLSPALPMTPTHLAYTPSPTLSPMYPSGGGGPSGSGGGSHFSFSPEDMKRYLQAHTQSVYNYHLSPRAFLHYPGLVVPQPQRPDKCPLPPMAPETPPVPSSASSSSSSSSSPFKFKLQPPPLGRRQRAAGEKAVAGADKSGGGAGGLAEGAGALAPPPPPPQIKVEPISEGESEEVEVTDISDEDEEDGEVFKTPRAPPAPPKPEPGEAPGASQCMPLKLRFKRRWSEDCRLEGGGGPAGGFEDEGEDKKVRGEGPGEAGGPLTPRRVSSDLQHATAQLSLEHRDS, encoded by the exons ATGAATTACGACAAGCTGAGCCGGGCCCTGCG CTATTACTATAACAAGCGCATTCTACACAAGACCAAGGGGAAACGGTTCACCTACAAGTTCAATTTCAACAAACTGGTGCTGGTCAATTACCCTTTCATTGATGTGGGGTTGGCTG GGGGTGCAGTGCCCCAGAGTGCCCCGCCAGTGCCATCGGGTGGTAGCCACTTCCGCTTCCCTCCCTCAACGCCCTCCGAGGTGCTGTCCCCCACCGAGGACCCCCGCTCACCACCAGCCTgctcttcatcttcatcttcccTCTTCTCGGCTGTGGTGGCCCGCCGCCTGGGCCGAGGCTCAGTCAGTGACTGTAGTGATGGCACGTCAGAGCTGGAGGAACCGCTGGGAGAGGATCCCCGGGCCCGACCACCTGGCCCTCCGGATCTGGGTGCCTTCCGAGGGCCCCCGCTGGCCCGCCTGCCCCATGACCCTGGTGTCTTCCGAGTCTATCCCCGGCCTCGGGGTGGCCCTGAACCCCTCAGCCCCTTCCCTGTGTCGCCTCTGGCCGGTCCTGGATCCCTGCTGCCCCCTCAGCTCTCCCCGGCTCTGCCCATGACGCCCACCCACCTGGCCTACACTCCCTCGCCCACGCTGAGCCCGATGTACCCCAGTGGTGGCGGGGGGCCCAGCGGCTCAGGGGGAGGCTCCCACTTCTCCTTCAGCCCTGAGGACATGAAACGGTACCTGCAGGCCCACACCCAAAGCGTCTACAACTACCACCTCAGCCCCCGCGCCTTCCTGCACTACCCTGGGCTGGTGGTGCCCCAGCCCCAGCGCCCTGACAAGTGCCCGCTGCCGCCCATGGCACCCGAGACCCCACCGGTCCCCTCCTCGGCCTCGtcatcctcttcttcttcttcctccccaTTCAAGTTTAAGCTCCAGCCGCCCCCACTCGGACGCCGGCAGCGGGCAGCTGGGGAGAAGGCCGTAGCCGGTGCTGACAAGAGCGGTGGCGGTGCAGGCGGGCTGGCTGAGGGGGCAGGGGCACTAGCCCCACCGCCCCCGCCACCACAGATCAAGGTGGAGCCCATCTCGGAAGGCGAGTCGGAGGAGGTAGAGGTGACTGATATCAGTGATGAGGATGAGGAAGACGGGGAGGTGTTCAAGACGCCCCGTGCCCCACCTGCACCCCCTAAGCCTGAGCCCGGCGAGGCACCCGGGGCATCCCAGTGCATGCCCCTCAAGCTACGCTTTAAGCGGCGCTGGAGTGAAGACTGTCGCCTTGAAGGGGGTGGGGGCCCCGCTGGGGGCTTTGAGGATGAGGGTGAGGACAAGAAGGTGCGTGGGGAGGggcctggggaggctgggggGCCCCTCACCCCAAGGCGGGTGAGCTCTGACCTCCAGCATGCCACGGCCCAGCTATCCCTGGAGCACCGAGACTCCTGA
- the ERF gene encoding ETS domain-containing transcription factor ERF isoform X1 produces the protein MKTPADTGFAFPDWAYKPESSPGSRQIQLWHFILELLRKEEYQGVIAWQGDYGEFVIKDPDEVARLWGVRKCKPQMNYDKLSRALRYYYNKRILHKTKGKRFTYKFNFNKLVLVNYPFIDVGLAGGAVPQSAPPVPSGGSHFRFPPSTPSEVLSPTEDPRSPPACSSSSSSLFSAVVARRLGRGSVSDCSDGTSELEEPLGEDPRARPPGPPDLGAFRGPPLARLPHDPGVFRVYPRPRGGPEPLSPFPVSPLAGPGSLLPPQLSPALPMTPTHLAYTPSPTLSPMYPSGGGGPSGSGGGSHFSFSPEDMKRYLQAHTQSVYNYHLSPRAFLHYPGLVVPQPQRPDKCPLPPMAPETPPVPSSASSSSSSSSSPFKFKLQPPPLGRRQRAAGEKAVAGADKSGGGAGGLAEGAGALAPPPPPPQIKVEPISEGESEEVEVTDISDEDEEDGEVFKTPRAPPAPPKPEPGEAPGASQCMPLKLRFKRRWSEDCRLEGGGGPAGGFEDEGEDKKVRGEGPGEAGGPLTPRRVSSDLQHATAQLSLEHRDS, from the exons ATGAAGACCCCGGCGGACAcag GGTTTGCCTTCCCGGATTGGGCCTACAAGCCAGAGTCGTCCCCTGGCTCAAGGCAGATCCAGCTGTGGCACTTTATCCTGGAGCTGCTGCGGAAGGAGGAGTACCAGGGCGTCATTGCCTGGCAGGGGGACTACGGGGAATTCGTCATCAAAGACCCTGATGAGGTGGCCCGGCTGTGGGGCGTCCGCAAGTGCAAGCCCCAGATGAATTACGACAAGCTGAGCCGGGCCCTGCG CTATTACTATAACAAGCGCATTCTACACAAGACCAAGGGGAAACGGTTCACCTACAAGTTCAATTTCAACAAACTGGTGCTGGTCAATTACCCTTTCATTGATGTGGGGTTGGCTG GGGGTGCAGTGCCCCAGAGTGCCCCGCCAGTGCCATCGGGTGGTAGCCACTTCCGCTTCCCTCCCTCAACGCCCTCCGAGGTGCTGTCCCCCACCGAGGACCCCCGCTCACCACCAGCCTgctcttcatcttcatcttcccTCTTCTCGGCTGTGGTGGCCCGCCGCCTGGGCCGAGGCTCAGTCAGTGACTGTAGTGATGGCACGTCAGAGCTGGAGGAACCGCTGGGAGAGGATCCCCGGGCCCGACCACCTGGCCCTCCGGATCTGGGTGCCTTCCGAGGGCCCCCGCTGGCCCGCCTGCCCCATGACCCTGGTGTCTTCCGAGTCTATCCCCGGCCTCGGGGTGGCCCTGAACCCCTCAGCCCCTTCCCTGTGTCGCCTCTGGCCGGTCCTGGATCCCTGCTGCCCCCTCAGCTCTCCCCGGCTCTGCCCATGACGCCCACCCACCTGGCCTACACTCCCTCGCCCACGCTGAGCCCGATGTACCCCAGTGGTGGCGGGGGGCCCAGCGGCTCAGGGGGAGGCTCCCACTTCTCCTTCAGCCCTGAGGACATGAAACGGTACCTGCAGGCCCACACCCAAAGCGTCTACAACTACCACCTCAGCCCCCGCGCCTTCCTGCACTACCCTGGGCTGGTGGTGCCCCAGCCCCAGCGCCCTGACAAGTGCCCGCTGCCGCCCATGGCACCCGAGACCCCACCGGTCCCCTCCTCGGCCTCGtcatcctcttcttcttcttcctccccaTTCAAGTTTAAGCTCCAGCCGCCCCCACTCGGACGCCGGCAGCGGGCAGCTGGGGAGAAGGCCGTAGCCGGTGCTGACAAGAGCGGTGGCGGTGCAGGCGGGCTGGCTGAGGGGGCAGGGGCACTAGCCCCACCGCCCCCGCCACCACAGATCAAGGTGGAGCCCATCTCGGAAGGCGAGTCGGAGGAGGTAGAGGTGACTGATATCAGTGATGAGGATGAGGAAGACGGGGAGGTGTTCAAGACGCCCCGTGCCCCACCTGCACCCCCTAAGCCTGAGCCCGGCGAGGCACCCGGGGCATCCCAGTGCATGCCCCTCAAGCTACGCTTTAAGCGGCGCTGGAGTGAAGACTGTCGCCTTGAAGGGGGTGGGGGCCCCGCTGGGGGCTTTGAGGATGAGGGTGAGGACAAGAAGGTGCGTGGGGAGGggcctggggaggctgggggGCCCCTCACCCCAAGGCGGGTGAGCTCTGACCTCCAGCATGCCACGGCCCAGCTATCCCTGGAGCACCGAGACTCCTGA